A single window of Sulfurovum sp. UBA12169 DNA harbors:
- the csy1 gene encoding type I-F CRISPR-associated protein Csy1 has protein sequence MINKAISDFFDERKESWIKKNQNPSMSDEEVFALQEKCNEIFSLGVWLSNAAKRAGQMSMATHPCTFSHPSARKNKNAYVTSIIAENTSATDGLLRSGNVTVERDALGNAAVLDVYKFLSLQMEDTQTLMSHIEQESELAKRLLSEHGNDYDTLRDGFMSMIGDSTQEVVTSSKIKQVYFPVDDDYHQLSILSNSGLIFHLKKRIDTIRFSKEVKELREKKRKNMPSDEGFYELYDLTTIGYGGTKPQNISVLNNQNGGKAHLLRSMPPMIEKRSIRFPKRDFFRESIRPFDVKDTFHALHTIFKTDYNNVNIRDGKYYRYQQLIDRIVERMWDVRSVADSQYFEGTSQLAGYQKIWLLDSFTKQRESEDNWLDELCDEIARWVLAGCEKGLKKSYIFGSAELQDIRNIVEANKEVLR, from the coding sequence GTGATCAATAAAGCAATATCCGATTTTTTTGATGAACGAAAAGAATCATGGATAAAAAAGAATCAAAATCCATCGATGTCCGATGAAGAAGTGTTTGCATTGCAAGAAAAGTGTAATGAGATTTTTTCTCTTGGAGTGTGGCTATCTAATGCTGCGAAAAGGGCAGGGCAGATGTCCATGGCAACACATCCGTGCACGTTTTCACATCCAAGTGCACGTAAAAATAAAAATGCTTATGTGACGTCCATTATCGCTGAAAATACTTCTGCCACGGACGGGCTACTGCGTAGTGGCAATGTTACCGTAGAACGTGATGCATTGGGAAATGCAGCGGTACTCGATGTTTATAAGTTTCTCAGCCTCCAGATGGAAGATACACAAACGCTGATGTCACATATCGAGCAAGAGAGCGAACTTGCTAAAAGATTACTGAGTGAACATGGAAATGACTATGATACGCTACGCGATGGTTTTATGTCCATGATAGGTGATAGCACGCAGGAGGTTGTTACCAGTTCGAAAATCAAACAGGTCTATTTTCCTGTAGATGATGATTACCATCAGCTATCCATTCTAAGTAATTCAGGTTTGATTTTTCATCTCAAAAAGCGTATCGATACTATACGCTTTAGCAAAGAGGTAAAAGAATTACGTGAAAAAAAGCGTAAAAATATGCCAAGTGATGAAGGATTTTACGAACTGTACGATTTAACGACGATTGGCTATGGCGGTACGAAGCCGCAGAACATTAGTGTGCTGAATAATCAAAATGGGGGGAAAGCACATCTTTTACGCTCTATGCCACCTATGATTGAGAAACGGTCCATCCGATTTCCCAAACGAGATTTTTTTCGAGAATCCATAAGACCTTTTGATGTCAAAGATACATTCCATGCTTTGCACACTATTTTCAAAACTGACTACAACAATGTGAATATACGTGACGGAAAGTATTATCGTTATCAACAACTCATTGATCGTATCGTTGAGAGAATGTGGGACGTCCGTTCCGTAGCAGATAGTCAATATTTTGAGGGTACTTCTCAGCTTGCAGGGTATCAAAAAATTTGGCTTCTGGATAGCTTTACAAAGCAGAGAGAATCTGAAGATAACTGGCTTGATGAGTTATGTGACGAGATTGCGCGATGGGTACTAGCTGGCTGCGAAAAAGGTCTGAAAAAGTCCTATATATTTGGTTCGGCTGAGTTGCAGGATATCCGCAATATCGTAGAAGCTAACAAGGAGGTATTGCGATGA
- the csy2 gene encoding type I-F CRISPR-associated protein Csy2, whose product MIGDIRKLLLIPHIKVHNANALSSPFTIGFPAMTAWLGATHALERKLKADGFSSLIFKGVAVVSHMADLQTYKGTDDYVYSIVGTANPLDKDGGRSAFIEEARIHLDVSILIEYEGVAKNEEDRFIERVEHHLKSGMKMAGGDVFGSRKLKLFRMTEDDERALGELRRSLMPGHVIVERRELMKEAMENGYDAIDALLEYLSVHHHCEITDDEVIWSSKRKTTGWIVPLAIGFQGISELGKAMNQRDPDTPHRFAESVVTLGEFKMPYKITSLDEMLWHYHVDQINDLYLCQQTTVPASAN is encoded by the coding sequence ATGATCGGCGATATTAGAAAATTGCTTTTGATTCCGCATATCAAAGTGCATAATGCAAATGCCCTCTCTAGTCCATTTACGATTGGATTCCCTGCAATGACGGCGTGGCTCGGAGCGACGCACGCATTGGAGCGGAAACTGAAAGCGGACGGATTTTCTTCCCTCATTTTCAAAGGAGTCGCCGTAGTTAGTCATATGGCAGATTTACAGACCTATAAAGGTACGGATGATTATGTTTACTCTATCGTCGGAACGGCAAATCCATTGGACAAAGATGGTGGTAGATCCGCATTCATCGAAGAAGCCCGTATCCATTTGGATGTTTCGATATTGATTGAATACGAAGGGGTTGCAAAAAATGAAGAAGATCGTTTTATAGAAAGAGTTGAACACCATTTGAAAAGCGGTATGAAAATGGCGGGAGGTGATGTTTTCGGATCAAGAAAGCTCAAACTTTTTAGAATGACCGAAGATGATGAGCGTGCTTTAGGCGAACTCCGTAGAAGCCTAATGCCCGGCCATGTCATTGTCGAACGGCGGGAACTGATGAAAGAAGCTATGGAAAATGGTTATGATGCAATCGATGCTCTTTTAGAGTATCTATCGGTACATCATCACTGTGAAATAACCGATGATGAAGTTATATGGAGTAGTAAACGTAAGACAACAGGGTGGATAGTTCCTCTGGCTATCGGATTTCAGGGTATATCGGAGCTTGGCAAAGCAATGAATCAGCGCGATCCCGACACACCGCACCGTTTTGCAGAAAGCGTTGTAACATTAGGGGAATTCAAAATGCCTTATAAAATTACCTCTCTTGATGAGATGTTGTGGCATTACCATGTTGATCAAATAAACGATCTTTATCTGTGTCAACAAACAACCGTGCCGGCATCGGCTAATTAA
- the csy3 gene encoding type I-F CRISPR-associated protein Csy3, with product MAKDKSVASVLAFEKKLVPSDGYMCGTTWENRSVETPLRLIEKSVRGTISNRLKDAVKNDPAKLNAEVEKANLQRVDSCALEQHQDTLHLHFTLKVLGGIHKPSACNSSAFQQTYVEAVKDYIDRERFAELGRRYALNIANARYLWRNRVGVEALEVIVKSSKDDKVWTFDAKSFSIRTMECIDKQVAALGESIAQALASEDDFLILDINCFAKIGKAQEVYPSEELVLDKGKGTKSKVLYAVNEIAAIHSQKIGNALRSIDTWYPEFGDESNDAGAIAIEPYGAVTNMGKAFRANKHDFYTFFDKFARGEKLERIEDEHYVMAILVRGGVFGESDK from the coding sequence ATGGCAAAAGATAAAAGTGTAGCATCTGTATTAGCATTTGAAAAGAAACTCGTACCCTCAGACGGCTATATGTGCGGTACAACTTGGGAGAACCGAAGTGTGGAAACACCTCTTCGATTAATTGAAAAGTCGGTGAGAGGAACCATCTCGAATCGTTTGAAAGATGCTGTAAAAAATGATCCGGCTAAGCTTAACGCCGAAGTTGAAAAAGCGAATTTGCAAAGGGTTGATAGTTGTGCACTGGAACAGCATCAAGATACCCTTCACCTCCATTTTACCCTTAAAGTATTGGGCGGTATTCACAAACCATCGGCATGTAATAGCAGTGCGTTTCAGCAAACCTATGTCGAAGCGGTAAAAGACTATATTGATCGAGAACGATTTGCGGAACTGGGGCGAAGATATGCATTAAATATCGCTAATGCGCGCTATTTATGGCGTAACCGAGTTGGTGTTGAAGCACTCGAAGTAATTGTGAAGTCGTCCAAAGATGATAAAGTTTGGACTTTTGATGCAAAATCGTTTAGTATACGTACGATGGAGTGTATAGATAAGCAAGTTGCAGCTTTGGGAGAGAGTATAGCACAAGCACTTGCTAGCGAAGACGATTTTTTAATACTTGATATTAACTGCTTTGCTAAAATCGGAAAAGCGCAGGAAGTTTACCCAAGTGAAGAGCTTGTGCTAGATAAAGGTAAGGGAACTAAAAGTAAAGTGCTTTACGCCGTCAATGAGATAGCTGCAATACACTCGCAAAAAATCGGTAATGCTCTACGTAGTATCGATACATGGTATCCTGAATTTGGAGATGAATCTAACGATGCAGGAGCGATTGCTATCGAGCCATACGGTGCCGTTACCAATATGGGCAAAGCATTTCGGGCAAATAAACATGATTTCTACACATTTTTTGATAAATTTGCTAGAGGTGAAAAACTCGAACGGATTGAAGACGAACATTATGTGATGGCTATACTGGTTCGTGGTGGTGTTTTCGGCGAAAGCGACAAGTAG
- the cas6f gene encoding type I-F CRISPR-associated endoribonuclease Cas6/Csy4 has translation MKHYIEITLLPSVEVGLGFLWQKVYQQIHLALVEIKDENDEVNVGISFPKYGADNFPLGDTVRLFGKTSNDLTALRLEEWLKRLSDYVAITAIKEVPQNIETYKCFSRKQVKSNTERLARRQAKRKGISFEEAMLNYENMQGETTQLPFIVLDSLSTGQRLKLFIQNEQRAIHVEGNFNTFGFSKESTIPWF, from the coding sequence ATGAAACACTACATCGAGATTACACTGCTTCCCAGTGTGGAGGTGGGGCTTGGATTTCTCTGGCAAAAAGTGTATCAGCAGATACATTTGGCACTAGTAGAGATTAAAGATGAAAATGATGAGGTAAATGTCGGCATTTCATTTCCGAAATATGGTGCCGATAATTTTCCTCTAGGTGACACCGTGCGTCTATTTGGTAAAACATCTAATGATTTAACAGCACTTCGATTGGAAGAATGGCTAAAACGGCTTTCGGATTATGTAGCTATAACCGCTATCAAAGAAGTGCCACAGAATATAGAAACATATAAGTGTTTTTCTCGTAAGCAAGTTAAGTCTAATACAGAACGACTGGCGCGCAGACAGGCTAAACGAAAAGGGATCAGTTTCGAAGAAGCAATGTTAAACTATGAAAATATGCAGGGTGAAACGACTCAGTTGCCGTTTATCGTCTTGGATAGTTTGTCTACAGGGCAAAGATTAAAGTTGTTTATACAAAATGAGCAAAGAGCTATCCATGTAGAAGGTAATTTTAATACTTTCGGTTTCAGTAAAGAATCAACCATCCCTTGGTTCTAA
- a CDS encoding bifunctional 3,4-dihydroxy-2-butanone 4-phosphate synthase/GTP cyclohydrolase II (bifunctional enzyme DHBP synthase/GTP cyclohydrolase II; functions in riboflavin synthesis; converts GTP to 2,5-diamino-6-hydroxy-4-(5-phosphoribosylamino)pyrimidine; converts ribulose 5-phopshate to 3,4-dihydroxy-2-butanone 4-phosphate): MSQDAIKRVEKAIQDIKHGKMVIMMDDEDRENEGDLVYAATFSTPQMVNFMAKEARGLICAPITNEIAAKLDLVPMVSRNISNHETAFTVSIDSKTATTGISAHERDDCICKLAHPLTTAEDFVRPGHIFPLIAKDGGVLVRTGHTEGSVDLCKLAGLAPAAVICEIIKDDGTMARMDDLKTFSATHNLSIVYISDIVEYRLANEQLIKRLSSDEGELRGTKVKKMTYVDHLDRVHTVVQFYKVHETSNVKFHNIGSDIDLILDDKRFNTLHNAMEYLKTNGGTLIFLDTKTISHEQAKEFGVGAQILKDLGIKNINLLTTNKETEFVGLSGFGLNVVDKIII; this comes from the coding sequence ATGTCACAAGATGCGATAAAGAGAGTAGAAAAAGCCATACAGGATATCAAGCATGGCAAGATGGTCATTATGATGGACGATGAGGATCGCGAAAACGAAGGGGATCTGGTCTACGCTGCCACATTTTCTACTCCACAGATGGTGAACTTTATGGCAAAAGAGGCTAGAGGGCTTATCTGTGCGCCTATCACCAATGAGATAGCTGCCAAACTCGACCTTGTACCGATGGTGAGCCGCAACATCTCAAACCATGAAACAGCCTTTACTGTTTCTATAGATTCAAAAACAGCTACGACGGGTATCTCCGCGCACGAAAGGGATGACTGTATCTGCAAGCTCGCCCATCCTTTGACGACTGCGGAGGATTTTGTTCGTCCGGGGCATATCTTTCCTTTGATCGCCAAAGACGGGGGCGTCCTGGTGCGCACCGGACATACTGAGGGGTCGGTCGATCTTTGCAAGCTTGCAGGCTTGGCTCCCGCAGCGGTGATATGCGAGATCATCAAGGATGACGGTACGATGGCACGGATGGATGATCTGAAAACTTTTTCTGCGACGCACAATCTGTCCATCGTTTATATCTCTGATATCGTTGAATATCGGCTGGCAAACGAGCAGCTTATCAAGCGTCTCTCTTCTGATGAGGGTGAACTCAGAGGCACAAAGGTAAAAAAGATGACATACGTTGATCACCTTGACAGGGTACATACGGTTGTGCAGTTTTATAAAGTGCATGAAACATCCAATGTAAAATTTCACAATATCGGCTCTGATATCGATCTTATACTCGACGACAAACGTTTCAACACCCTGCACAACGCCATGGAGTACTTGAAAACCAACGGAGGAACGCTGATCTTTCTGGATACCAAAACCATTTCTCACGAACAAGCCAAAGAGTTTGGCGTAGGGGCCCAGATACTGAAAGATCTTGGCATCAAAAATATCAACCTTCTCACGACAAATAAAGAGACCGAATTTGTAGGTCTAAGCGGGTTTGGGTTGAACGTAGTAGACAAGATCATCATCTGA
- a CDS encoding DNA-binding response regulator, with protein MKVFLLEDEKMLQSAIAEYLTQTGYLVQMGEDGLEAYEMISQNEYDLLILDINTPSLNGLALLEKLQNDKIYIPTIFISAITQIEQISKAYELGCYDYLKKPFHLKELTLHIDRLLKMADITSKNHVKISKMYTYDLQNKRLFFDNEEQTLTPKQAQIIELLASNIEKIVDFDMLRYDVWDRNDIDNATIRAEVHRVRQILKEDIVESLKGVGYRLKRIK; from the coding sequence ATGAAGGTTTTTTTGCTTGAAGACGAAAAGATGCTCCAAAGCGCTATAGCAGAGTATTTGACGCAAACGGGCTATCTTGTGCAGATGGGCGAAGACGGCCTGGAAGCATACGAGATGATCAGCCAAAACGAATATGATTTGCTGATCCTTGATATCAATACCCCCTCCCTAAACGGTCTTGCGCTTTTAGAAAAACTCCAAAATGACAAAATTTACATTCCGACAATCTTTATCTCGGCAATCACCCAGATAGAGCAGATCAGCAAAGCGTATGAGCTTGGGTGTTATGATTATCTTAAAAAACCTTTTCATCTCAAAGAGCTTACGCTGCACATAGACCGTTTGCTCAAAATGGCAGATATCACGTCAAAAAATCATGTCAAAATCAGCAAAATGTACACTTACGATCTGCAAAATAAACGGCTTTTCTTTGACAATGAGGAACAGACGCTTACACCAAAACAAGCCCAGATCATAGAACTGCTGGCTTCAAATATAGAGAAAATCGTTGATTTTGACATGCTGCGTTATGATGTTTGGGACAGAAACGATATAGATAATGCCACAATCAGAGCAGAAGTCCACAGGGTCAGACAGATTCTCAAGGAGGATATTGTAGAGAGTCTTAAAGGGGTAGGGTATAGGCTAAAACGTATCAAATAA
- a CDS encoding outer membrane porin, OprD family — MRKIALSLVTVAMLSSGAMAAETLEEALTEGEFSGVLRTFYIDRTYNTGATINRNSLSVGGYFGYETAPWYGLSIGAKGYSTNKVDIHGSATEATSYDPSLFGDGLDSYTFLGELYMNYKRDNTTLKVGRQRLDTPMAGSDEARMLPNLFEAAVLSNTDIKDTTLILAHVTKETAGTFSNIYDNSMLGLQSGYGLGTVAAQSGEFEDMGEIALGTGNDTDGVTAAAAIYKGIPGLTLQAWDYYAHDILNALYLQADYGWDCLLNSAVKMNASAQYIYESEVGDALAGDVESNYFGAKLGAAYNALSGYAAFSTTGSNNDTVTNGGIISPWGGMPAFTQGMVTRHMFFADTDAWKVAASYNFKDHGMPLVATAYYTSFDIGADNTYQPGIAWEAEESGLDFSYIPESMKNVEFKLRANFTTDFAPGTDWDEYRFIVNYNF, encoded by the coding sequence ATGAGAAAAATTGCGTTAAGTTTGGTTACAGTCGCAATGCTTTCAAGCGGCGCCATGGCAGCCGAAACACTGGAAGAGGCTTTAACAGAAGGTGAATTTTCAGGGGTTTTGCGAACGTTTTATATCGATAGAACCTACAATACCGGAGCTACAATCAATCGAAATTCTTTGTCGGTAGGCGGGTATTTCGGATATGAAACGGCACCATGGTATGGGCTAAGCATCGGGGCGAAAGGGTACTCTACGAACAAAGTAGATATCCACGGCAGCGCGACGGAAGCAACCAGTTATGATCCGTCGCTTTTTGGTGACGGTTTGGATTCGTACACGTTCTTGGGCGAATTGTATATGAACTACAAAAGAGACAATACGACACTTAAAGTGGGCCGCCAAAGACTTGATACGCCGATGGCAGGAAGCGATGAAGCCAGAATGCTGCCCAACCTTTTTGAAGCAGCAGTGCTCAGCAACACAGACATTAAGGACACCACTCTTATCTTGGCGCATGTGACTAAAGAGACTGCAGGAACATTCAGCAACATTTATGATAACAGTATGTTGGGACTTCAAAGTGGCTATGGTCTTGGTACTGTTGCTGCTCAAAGCGGAGAATTTGAAGATATGGGCGAGATCGCGCTGGGCACAGGAAACGATACCGACGGTGTCACCGCAGCAGCGGCGATCTACAAAGGTATCCCCGGCTTGACGCTTCAGGCGTGGGATTACTATGCGCATGATATCCTCAATGCACTCTATCTTCAGGCGGATTACGGATGGGATTGTTTGCTAAACAGCGCAGTAAAAATGAACGCTTCTGCACAATACATCTATGAAAGCGAAGTGGGTGATGCGCTTGCCGGAGATGTAGAGAGCAACTATTTTGGAGCCAAACTGGGCGCAGCCTACAATGCCCTCAGCGGATATGCGGCGTTTTCGACGACCGGATCAAACAATGACACCGTCACAAACGGCGGGATAATCAGCCCGTGGGGCGGTATGCCGGCCTTTACGCAAGGGATGGTAACAAGACATATGTTCTTTGCCGACACCGATGCATGGAAAGTGGCCGCAAGCTATAACTTCAAAGATCACGGTATGCCGTTGGTTGCAACGGCGTACTATACATCGTTTGATATCGGTGCAGACAATACTTATCAGCCAGGTATTGCATGGGAAGCCGAAGAGAGCGGACTTGATTTTTCTTATATACCGGAATCTATGAAAAATGTCGAGTTTAAACTCAGAGCCAATTTTACGACAGATTTTGCTCCCGGAACAGACTGGGATGAGTATCGGTTTATCGTAAACTATAATTTCTAA
- the actP gene encoding cation acetate symporter (member of the sodium:solute symporter family; cotranscribed with the acs gene which encodes acetyl coenzyme A synthase; mutations affect acetate uptake), translating to MKKILLSFMALGAMVFAAGALEGEVQKQPLNISAIIMFLVFVAGTLGITYWAAKRTKTAKDFYTAGGGITGFQNGLAIAGDYMSAASFLGISALVYGAGYDGLIYSIGFLVGWPVILFLVSERLRNLGKYTFSDVVAYRLKQGPIRTMAASGAIATVVLYLIAQMVGAGQLIQLLFGLPYSWAVVLVGALMIMYVTFGGMLATTWVQIIKACLLLAGATFMALAVLAHFGFSFEALFAKAVEVHPKGEAIMSPGGLVSDPVSAISLGLALMLGTAGLPHILMRFFTVADAKEARKSVFYATGFIGYFYILTFTIGFGAIVMVLNNPEYLDLAKQAIEGGAPILGGNNMAAVHLSHAVGGNFFLGFISAVAFATILAVVAGLTLAGASAISHDLYANVFMKGKVDEAKEMKVSKMATVGLGVIAILLGIAFEKQNIAFLVGLAFAIAASANFPVLFLAMFWKKLTTRGAVIGGFIGLLTTVILLIISPVIWVEVLGNAEAIFPYKHPALFSVIAAFVAIWFFSVTDKSDDAAREIEAFDAQDIRSQTGIGAEGASAH from the coding sequence ATGAAGAAAATTTTACTATCTTTCATGGCACTGGGGGCCATGGTATTTGCAGCGGGCGCGCTAGAGGGTGAGGTGCAAAAGCAGCCTCTGAATATTTCAGCGATTATTATGTTTTTAGTTTTTGTGGCAGGAACATTGGGTATCACTTACTGGGCAGCCAAAAGAACGAAAACCGCTAAAGATTTCTATACTGCCGGCGGAGGTATTACAGGATTTCAAAATGGATTGGCGATCGCAGGGGACTATATGTCGGCGGCTTCCTTTTTGGGGATTTCGGCACTGGTTTACGGCGCAGGGTATGATGGACTGATCTATTCGATCGGATTCTTGGTAGGTTGGCCGGTTATTTTATTTTTGGTTTCTGAAAGACTAAGAAATCTTGGAAAATATACTTTTTCGGATGTAGTTGCTTATAGACTTAAGCAAGGACCTATAAGAACTATGGCAGCCTCAGGGGCGATCGCTACGGTTGTGTTGTATCTGATCGCTCAAATGGTAGGAGCAGGACAGCTTATTCAGCTTCTTTTTGGACTTCCTTACTCGTGGGCGGTAGTGCTTGTCGGTGCTCTTATGATCATGTATGTGACCTTCGGTGGAATGCTTGCAACTACTTGGGTACAGATCATCAAAGCATGTTTGTTGCTTGCGGGAGCTACGTTTATGGCGCTGGCGGTATTGGCACATTTTGGTTTCAGTTTTGAAGCGCTTTTCGCAAAAGCAGTAGAGGTGCACCCTAAGGGTGAAGCGATTATGAGTCCCGGCGGACTGGTGTCTGATCCTGTCTCTGCGATTTCTCTTGGACTTGCATTGATGTTGGGGACTGCGGGATTGCCTCATATTCTGATGAGATTTTTTACGGTTGCTGATGCGAAAGAAGCGAGAAAATCTGTATTCTATGCAACAGGTTTTATCGGATATTTCTATATCCTTACCTTTACCATCGGATTTGGTGCTATCGTAATGGTACTTAACAACCCTGAATATCTTGATCTTGCCAAACAGGCGATAGAGGGCGGCGCACCTATCTTGGGCGGTAACAATATGGCAGCAGTGCATCTATCGCATGCGGTAGGAGGAAACTTCTTTTTAGGCTTTATTTCTGCGGTGGCATTTGCTACGATTTTGGCGGTGGTTGCAGGGCTTACATTGGCGGGAGCGTCAGCTATTTCGCATGACCTTTATGCCAATGTTTTCATGAAAGGCAAAGTGGATGAAGCAAAAGAGATGAAAGTTTCCAAAATGGCAACGGTAGGACTTGGCGTGATTGCCATTTTGCTTGGAATTGCTTTTGAAAAACAAAATATTGCATTTTTGGTTGGACTTGCGTTTGCGATTGCGGCGTCAGCAAACTTCCCTGTGCTTTTTTTGGCAATGTTCTGGAAGAAACTTACTACACGCGGTGCGGTAATCGGCGGATTTATCGGGCTTTTGACGACAGTTATATTGTTGATTATCAGCCCTGTTATTTGGGTAGAGGTTCTTGGCAATGCTGAGGCAATATTCCCTTATAAGCATCCGGCACTTTTCTCTGTGATCGCTGCATTTGTAGCGATATGGTTCTTCTCGGTTACCGACAAGAGCGATGATGCGGCACGTGAGATAGAAGCATTTGATGCGCAAGATATCAGATCTCAAACAGGTATTGGAGCAGAAGGTGCATCGGCACACTAA